The genomic window TGCCACACACTGGGTGCCTTCACCACCACCACTTATGCCACAACCTTTGTCAAGCACGGTGGTGCATTAATTGCCCTGACAATGCCCCTGTGCTACCTGGGGAGCACCCAAAGTGCCACCACTGCCACAGGGCTGGGAACTGCTTGTACCTTCTTCTTCTCTGGGTTGTGAAGGAAGCTGTGGGGCGGCAGGCAGAGGGATGTAAGGCCTGTTTTGGTTTCAAACCCACCTTTCCCCCATCCAGAGCCTCTGTTGGGGCTTGCTGAGTGTGGCCAGCACCACATCCTGTTGTAGAGCTCTGAAGATGCTCTGAATCATCAGCCAGAGAAGGAGCATCTACCTGCTCCCtccccctcagctgctgcctaACCATGCTGAGggtttggtgtttgtttttaagaagTGCATCTGCTCAGAGTCCTGTTGTTCTTTGAGCAGAGGTGGAGAGGGAAATGTCTCCATGCCTGAGAGTGTTCCCAGTTCAGGTGGCACTGTGCTGTAGCCTCTCCACCAGCCCCAAAGTCATCTCCAGGCAGGAACTTCTCAGCCCCAGGGGATATGTGATCACAGCAGCAATGCACACACAGTGTCCTGGGGCCTGTGTCCTGGcatctttcctcctctcctcctggcCTACGGGATGCTCTGGATCCATGTGAACACCTCCATGCTGGTCAGAGGCTCTGCAAGGGGGTCCCTGCCCACAGACAGCCTTGCCTTTGTCAAACCCACCCCTGAGGGGCACATGGGCACTGTGGGGGCTTTGATGCAGCCTCGCCAACAGGTACAGGTAATTCTCCTTCCTTTGGTCAAACCTCTTCTAGGGAAAAAGCACAGATGTAGCTGGACCAGAAAAACCTGCTAGAGTTTCTGGTCCATGGTGTGAGGTCAAGGTGCTTGGAATTTCTCCTTCTGTTCATCCTCCCTCCCACAGATCCATGCTGGGGTTTATTTCTCCCACCAGAAGCACAAGACTGCAGGAGGGACCTGACAGCATCCCCAGGGCTGAGTCCCTCACAGACCATAGCTGGATCTGCCACAGACACATGTGACACATCCTCCAGAGTGGGGTAAGTGACAGAAAGTGCAGACAGTGACAAagcaccagcccagccccacctgcACAGGTGGTTCCTGACAAGCCCCTGTAGGGCTGGGAGGTGCTGTTGGAGCAAGGTCTGAGCCCACCACCTCTCCCCTCAGGATGGAagcctgggctctgccctggctgcccagCTCTGACCCCCTGGTGTCAGCGGTGTCAGAGGTCCACGAGCCCCTGGCAGTGGTGGTGATCCCACAGCAAAGCCCTTTCTCCATACCGGGAgcagcagggccccagcagcagctcttacTCATCACCCCCCAGGCAGTGGCCCGGTCAATGAAGATCCCATCAATTAAGGGAGCTCAGTGAGCAATTCACAGCAAAATGTTCACCCTTTGATGTGTTCTTGTCTCTAACTGGCCTGGAAGGTTCAATTAAGCCTTTGCAGTGCCCAGGTCTGTCTCTCATCTTTGCTGAGCAAGCCAGAGCACAGCCAGAACGAAAGGGGCTTTTGCTGCTTGCAGCGATGTTCCCTGCAGCCCTTCCTCTGAAACGTGGCCCTTTGATgggggaaacctgctccagcaccacAGAATGTTTGATGGTGTCCTCTGGTGCTCCTTCAAAAACCAGCAGCCGTGGGCCAGCTCGCACAGAGGCATCTCACTGGGAGAATGAAGCAGTAGAAGAAATAATGCAGGGGCTGCGATTTTTTTCTGGTTCCAGTAGTTTCAGGTGCAGCTCTAGGACCACATGGGGCTGCTGAAGGCTGCGTGCTGAGGGGGTGGAGGGAGTTACCAGCTCTCACAAGAGCTGTCTGAAGGGTAAGGGCCAGCCAAAGCCAAGCTCCAGAACTCCTACAGAGatccaggtgtgtccaggaTGGGACCCAGCTCATTCCAAGGCTGCTGGCCGTGAGTCCTCTTCTGGGAGTGCCGTGCTCCCCTCTGCCTGAGGTGTCAATCCTGCACATCCCGGGTGTGCAGCTGTTGCTTGGCCAGGATCCAGCAGGGACAATGTCCCACTGGCAGCCAGAGGAGCGGTGATAAAGGCTTGTgtctgccctgccttgcctgtgTCCCCAGGGAAACTGGGATAAGAGGCTGGAGGGTGGGAGGCTGCCCAGCCAAACTGATGAGTGGCACCTGCAAGGCCCAGGGAAGGAAATGGAGATTTTCTTGGCAAGAACTTGGcgttaacacttttttttttttttgcttagtgTGGTCCAAAGGTCCAGCCCAGGAGAAAATCCTCTCTTCTAAGGATGTTTAGACAACACTGATGTGttcttccagcagctccaaTCCCACCATCCCTATGAACCACCATGCTACATCCCACCTGAGTGTCCTTGCCCAAAACCCATCAGTGCCTGGGGGCCACAAGCACCGTGCTGGAAAGCCCACAGCCAATCCTCTCCCAAACAGCTGCTGTGGTTTTCTCTGTGTCCATCCTGTTCCAGGATTCAAACTGCTGCCACCAACACCAGAGAACAGGGGCCTGGATATAGCTGCTCCTGCTCATCTCTGGCTCTAGTTCTGTACATGCAGTTTCTCTCCTGGAAATCCAACATGACCAGAGCAGCATCCAGGGAATCCGGGATGAAGGGACAGGCCTGAGGTGGAAGCATGAAGCTGTCTGGAGACAACAGGCATTTACTGCCTCCCAgatcctcctcctgccccagacAGATCCATCACCCCGTGCCTTAGGAATCTGCTGAGGACCTGGGACCGTACCAGGCCAGGAGatgtcccagcagctgccagcagcaccaggactgCATCAGGTGACACCCAGCAGCTGGAAATCTGTGTTTGTCCCCCTGCAGGGGCTCATGGGCAGATTCACCAGCAGCATCGGGGGGAGTGGGTGGTTGGCACCTCGAGTGGGACTTCCCAGCTCGCAGAGCCTTGGGGACCCCAACCTGCTGcggtgggctgggggtgggctgAGGGTGCCAAGGTTCGACAGGCACCAAAGTGCTGGGCAAGAGCTGCAGGCACCCACAGATGGAAAACATCCGAAAATGGCCTGATCTACAGCGTTTAGATGAGGTTAAAAGCTTTTTATATGAGCTAAAAATGGCATCTTCacacagcacctgcagcaggTGGGAGGTGCCCACTCCAGCTGAGCTCCATGCCCCAAACACGCAGGAAACCTCAGCCTGGCCATCTCCTTGTCCATGTGCCACCACCGTGGGGTTTCTCCGTGCAGCCAATCCCCAAAGCTCTGCTCTCTGGGGtgggggagccccgggagctcagccccagctcagcGCTGCCCTTCCTCCCCCGGACACGGGGAcggagcggccccggccccgccagaCCTTCCCACCACTTCCTGGGTTCCTCCGGCGGCTCTCGGGCTCCTTTACCCTCACACCTTCGGGGCTTTTTAGCTACTTCTCCTGCCTTGAACTGATCCCACCTCGGAAGGCAGCGAGCTGCATGAAAGCATTTCCCGAGGCAgcgcctccagctgctcctccgcAGCCGAGCGAATCCCGAAGCCAGGATGGAGGCTGCCACCTTTTGGCAGAATCGAAGAGATTCCACATCGTTAATTTCTGTTAATTAAGCGATGCAATTGAATACCTTCGGCATTATTTTTCAATTATGACGCTTGCAGACTGGCGAGTAACTCAGTTATCTAAGTTTGCATCTGACTTGTATTTTTTTTGGTCTGGATTTAATGCGAAATCTATTTTATGTCAAATTTAATCTCttctgggtttgggttttggttttttgtttccttaaacCCCAACCCAAGCAACAGGGCCCAGACACAACAGGGGTTAAATAGGAGGTGAGGGGCCATGAAGGGCCCCTGGGCTGGATGCCAGCAGTGCcaaccccaaatctcaccagaaaaaaaacaggaaaaatcaaTCTGTGGGTGATTCCAAACGGCTAAAAATGAAGCTAATTGTGGAGAGGAGGTGCCTTGCAGGGCACTGCCGCACCTCACAAGCTGCAGAATGAAGTCTGATGCATTTCCTGAGCTGGCTGTGCCCCTGGGATGCTTTACCACAGATGTGCAAACAGCTGATAGGAAAGCAGATCCTCCCAGCACACAGCTTCTGCCCTTCCCACCCACAGGATCTCAGGATATCAGCACAAAaactgggcaggagctgctgccagcccggGCTGCTGGGATGCTGACGGATGTGGTACCGCCCCAGCGACCTCTGGGGTTTGATCAGAACAATCTTTCTGGGCTTGCAGAGCACCCAAAGAGCAGCTGCAAGTTCTccagaaataaatttttgtgCAACATGGACATCCTGACTGTGAGGTGTCCCCTGGCTCCCAGAGATGCCTGTCTGGCTTTGGATAACTCTCCCACGTGGTGGCCAAACCCTGAGTGATGGTGATATCCCAGAGGGTGACAGTAGCCAGCCTGTGCTCCAGCAGGCGctgtccccagcagccccatATTTATGGGATACACAGTGCCCATAAGTGCCTAAATAACATCAAGATTAAGTCTGATGCCCTGAGGCAGCCCAGCCTACCTGGGCTCTGTGCCCACCTGggtgcagggctgagctccagCTCCCCGACCTGCTCCTGTGACACCCACACCcactgctttggccctgccccACTCTTTGGCACAATTTTGCACCGTGCCACAGGCGAGTGTGTCACTAATCTCCTCCTTTTCTATTGGTGGTGCATCTTGGAGTTTATTTTGGACCGTTTGGAAGTTAATTAGTTCAGCAAATGACGTTAAGGCGGAGGAAAGCTGCTGCACAAGGCTTTGGGCAGGCAGGACGGcctggctgtggctgctttCACGCccaagcaggcagagcaggcaaCGGGACAGAATGCGACATGTGCCAGGTCCCCTGTGAGGTCCCATGCTCATCTCCATCCCTCAGGGCTCCACCCACTCCTGCCAGCATGGTGGCCATGCCATGCCGTGCCGTGCCATGCCGTGCCAGGctgccctgccagggcagggacctctgcccagcagctcctggccttgCCACGCTGGCCCAGCCGCTCCATTTCAGGTGGCCATCACAGCccgggctctgcagcagcttgtCCCCACACGGGAGAGCCAAGTGACAcctccccttctccccacaCCCCTCCAAAGCCCCACCAAGCCCCTACCTTGGCCTCGAGCCGCCTTCCCCAGGTCGGTGTGTGAGCAGGGCAGTGGAGAGGGCATCCCCGTGGTGGGCGAGAGGATGCAGCCGCTCCGTGCCCGCTCAGCTCTTTATCCCCAGGGCTTAGCTTCCTCCTCGACGGATGCTCAAGGTCAAGGTAGAAGCCACCCTTCCCGCTGGTGTCCCCTGCAGGTGATGGCACCCGGCGCCGGGCGATGCTCGGGGCAGGACCTGGGGAAGGTGGGTCCGGGTTcccccgccggcccccgccggTTCCAGCCCGgtggcttttctctctttccgtTCGCTCCTCGCCCCTTCCTGCCCTGGGTCTCGCTGATCTTCCTTCCTGTCAGCGCGGGGCTGGTGACTATGCAAATCGAGCTGAGGGATCCGCCAAAACCCAGCAGCGTCTGACCCCCGGAGCCACAGCCGGGGCTGGCCTGGTGGGATGCTCCGTGCGCGGACACTTCCCCGGCCGCGGATGCTTTCTCCCAAAAGCCACAAAACCGGCCTCGGCAACATCCAGACTGCTGTGAATTCCCTTGAAGCAAAACCAGGCTCTCACCCCAGCCTGGGAAAGCCGAGGGGTTTTGCTACATAACCCCCTTACTGGCCAGGAACGCTGGGAATATCCCATGGAAGAGGCTGGAATCGCAGCAGCTTTGCCCTTCCTTGGGTTGTGCAAAGAAATAATTCCATGAGTAAATTCAAGTCGTGTCTTGAAAGAGTAGAATAAAAGGGTAGGGATAGCCTGTCTTTCCTCCAAAGCCCTTCTCCTGCCGTTGCTAAATGCTTGCTGGAATTAGGATTTGTCTCCAAAGAGCTGGATCCCATCCCACCAAGGAGCCAGAGCCACCAGCGCAGCAGGGCCGGCGGGatctcccctccccagctccacaCAGGCAGGTGGGGTCAGTCATTCTTTCCCTTTTTGGTCGACAAAATCCTCAGTTTGTAAATCCTATAAACTTTCACTGGCATTCAGGCAGATGGTGGCTAATGGAGCTCTCGTGGTGGAGAGCTGGTGGGGGTCAGGGTGGACTCATGGGCACTGAACTGTGTTTGGGGAGGAGAGGTGGGGGCAAGCAGGGATTTGGAGCTCCAGACACCACTTTGGGCTGTGTGTCTCCCACAGCTTTGCTCTCTGCCCATCCCAGGCTGTGCCCAGTAAAGGGTTAAAATCTCTCCTCTGGCGAGTTTTCGGTCTGTTGGTAATTTCCCGGTCTGGAGGGTGGTTTCAAGAGGAGCTGGTAAGTCCCAGCAGCCAATCCCTCACATCCAAAATGACTGTGCAGAAACCCCAGTCACGGCTGTACCTCCTGCTTTCACAATTCATCATTTACTTTAATGAACACATCGGAAATAATTCTTTGCCACTGTATATTACACACCCCTCACGCGTTTTCTGGCCTGTTTACTGGATTCAACCCCAAATTTCTCAACGTATTTATTTACTAAACTTGACCTATGGAGTTCCCGGCAGGGTGGGTTTGACCGCAGCCCCTCTGGAGCTCGCAGGGGAGGTGAGAAAAGCTCCAGGGCTGACTCTGTTTGTTGACTCGTGCGGTTGCTTGGCAGGAGGGTGCTCGGTGATGGATCCTCAGCTCAGACCTGCACAGAGTCACCTGCCTGGGGAACGAACGgtcccagctccagagggagcagcaggacgcTCCTGGGGAAAGCCGTGTTTCCACAACACGGAAAGGTAGAAAGACCTTACAAGTCTGGGAGGCTTGGGGGAGTCCCCGCGGAGGAAGGGACACAACCCCGAACCACCTCCCAGAGGGGTATGCGGTGGCTCTCGGGTTTTAAGCCGGTTTCCTGAGGAAGGAGCAGgcggatgggatgggatgggatgggatgggatgggatgggatgggatgggatgggatgggatgggatgggatggggtgggatgggatgggatgggatggggtgggatgggatggggtgggatgggatggggtgggatggggtgggagaggagccccaggcaggcggtggcggcggcgggcggggccgggcactggtgggcggggccgggcagggatGGACATCTGAGCCCCCCGGGACGGGCGCGGCCGAGTGCAGTCGGGTGGAGACGAGCGGAGCCGAACACAATCGGGTCCCGCCGAACAGATGAACGCACGCAGGTCCAGCCCAGCCAACTAGGCCCGAACCGAGCCGAACGCAGCCGGGCCGAGCCTATTGGACCCGAACCGAGCCGGGCGTAGCCGATTGGACCCGAGCAGAGCCGAGGTGAGGAGTCGTGTGAGGGAAGACGCGCCCGCTGCCCCCTGGGAGCGGCGATGGCTCCGCAGCCGCTCCGCTCCCTCCCCGGACCAGCGATGGCCCCGCAGCCGCTCCGCTCCCTCCCCGGACCAGCGATGGCCCCGCAGCCGCTCCGCTCCCTCCCCGGACCAGCGATGGCCCCGCAGCCGCTCCGCTCCCTCCCCGGACCAGCGATGGCCCCGCAGCCGCTCCGCTCCCTCCCCGCCCGCTGTCCCCCGGCACCGGCGATGGCCCCGCAGCCGCCCcgctccctcctctcctccttccctcccggGACCGGGCCGGGGGCTGGGCCGCAGCCGTGCGACTTCTCTGCTTCTCGCCCCGTCAGAGTCCCGGGACCGCCCGCACTGCCGCATGGCCGGGAAGAAGCTGATCGTGGTGTTCGGGGCCACCGGTGAGTGCTCGGGGGGGaggcccgggctgtgcccgggGGCCGGCGAGGAGGGCGAGGGGCGGAGGCGTCGGTGATGCCCGAGCGCCCGGGAGGGTGAGGAGTGCGGGGAGCGAGCGGCGGGGCTCGGTCCTTGTGGCAGGCGGGGGCTCCGTCCCGCGGCCCCAGCGCAGCCCGGAGTCCCGGGGACGCGGGGCCCTGaccggctgctgctgcaggggccCAGGGGGGCGGCGTGGCCCGGGCGCTGCTGGACGACGGCACCTTCAAGGTGCGCGCGGTGACTCGGAGCCCCAGGaagaaggaggcagaggagctgaggCGGAGGGGAGCCGAGGTGGTGAAGGCAGATCAGGACGATGAGGCATCGCTGGAACAGGCCTTAGCGGATGCCTACGGAGCCTTTATTGTTACCAACTTCTGGGAACACTGCAGCAAGGAGAAGGAAATCGAGCAGGTACCTGTCCTGACATTAATTGGGACCACGAGCAGAATGATCTGGCAGGGTGGATCATGAGTAGCATCAAAGTGGGGACAGCTCTTGGAGCGGCCATGGCAGCCCTGATGGTTTGAGTGGCCAGTCCAGAAAACCCCAAGGCCTCACAAACACCAGGTCCCAGTTCTTGCAAAGTCAGGACTTGTTCCCTGTTCCCTTGCAGTTGCATGGCTTCAGGGTCTGCTGCCTTCAGGGAGTTGTTAAATTTGTTATGGAGAGCACTTCCCAGGAGTTGCAGTAGCAGGAGTGGGAACACTTGGCTCCTCAGAGCCTTCCCAGGGCAGAGCCAAGACTGTCGCCTGCAGACCTGTAGCTCTCTGTCCTTGCAGGTTTGTGGCCAAAATCCTGCAGTATCAGAGATCCCAAGGGTGGTGTTCACCCCAGCACAGATTGTGCCAGATGGCAGAGTTGCCACACCTGGATGGCAACAAACAAAAGATAAAATAGGTTAGGGCAGGTATGTTTGCCAGACAGATTCTTTATGCTGGTGTTTGCATGTTTGGTGGAGCAGTGAGCTCCAAAGCTGGAGGGTGTGTGGTCTTTCTGAAGTAGGGTGGGGTAAGGAGAGGATTCAGCTTCACCTGGACAAGTCACTGTGCTCAGCCCTGGTCCCAGTTGAGGGCTGGTGGGAGTTGGATCCTCCTCAAAGGGAAGAGGGGGTGTGGGGAGGATGGGGATGTCCCATTCCCCTCTTCATGGCCGGTTCCTCCCTTCGCCCAGGGACGGCGTCTCGCTGACCTGTCCAAGCGCCAGGGTCTGCGCCACGTTGTGTTCAGCGGCCTGGAGAACGTGCACCAGCTGACAGGGGGCCGGCTGGAGGTGCTGCACTTTGATGGCAAAGGCGTGGTGGAGGAGTACTTCCAGAAAATTGGGGTTCCCACCACCATCGTCCGGCTGCCCTTCTACTTCGAGAACTTCCTCTCCATCTTCAAGCCGCAGAAGGCCCCGCAGGGAGACACCTTTGTCCTGGGTAAGCAGGAGCTCTTGCTCTGTTGGTCACTGTCCTGTGACTGTCCTCATCTGCTCCCACTGTGCAGAAGCTGAGGGGTGGAGAGACTGCCAGGGCTGTGGGCTGGTTGGGTGAAGAGACCTCTACCAGCCAA from Aphelocoma coerulescens isolate FSJ_1873_10779 chromosome 14, UR_Acoe_1.0, whole genome shotgun sequence includes these protein-coding regions:
- the NMRAL1 gene encoding nmrA-like family domain-containing protein 1, producing the protein MAGKKLIVVFGATGAQGGGVARALLDDGTFKVRAVTRSPRKKEAEELRRRGAEVVKADQDDEASLEQALADAYGAFIVTNFWEHCSKEKEIEQGRRLADLSKRQGLRHVVFSGLENVHQLTGGRLEVLHFDGKGVVEEYFQKIGVPTTIVRLPFYFENFLSIFKPQKAPQGDTFVLELPMGDTPMDGMAVEDLGPVVLCLLKSPGEYIGQVIGLSTGKLTEAEYAAILSQQTGKTVTASKISPEEYEKQDFPGAKEMAAMFRFYALKPDRNVALTMKLNPKARTFQQWVGDNKDSF